In Thiothrix unzii, the sequence TTGCGGCATCAGGCTCTACAAATGCCTGCATAGAGTTAATCCGGTTGATGAAAAAATCACGGTAGGCTTTGTCTTTATCCGCGTCGATGCCCTTTTTAAACATTTCATCCGCCTTGGTGAAATCTTTATTTAAGGCATAATCAAAACTCACCGCAAAATAAACCATAATCCGTTGTTTTTCCACGCCGGTATCTTGAATAAATTGCTTAATCGTTTCCTTATCGCCGGGATGTAGCGGCATGTAGTTATACATCCACAAGCTATTAACACCTAAAAAGCGTTCCATCGCCGGATCATTTGCAACTGCTTGTTTTAGATTAACCTCACGGTAAGCCAGTGCAGTGGCAAAATCTTTTGAATACACATGCGCATCCGCAATCCCGAAATAATTAGAAAAGCGCGGCGAAATATCAGAAGCAATCTGCAAGTATTTAATCGCTTCCTTAAAATCCCCGGTGTACAGATAGGCAAAACCCAAATTACCAGTGGCGACTTCGTTCTCAGGATCAAGCTTCACTGCTTTATGAAAGCTCTCCAGCGCACCTTGGAAGTTGCCCTCTTGCTGCAAAATATAGCCGAGTGCCACATGGTTCCATGAGTAATCCGGGTTTTCCTTCATGGATTTCTCAAACCACTGACGCGCTTCGGCTAAATCATTCTTATCCACGTAATAGGTAGCACGCAAATAAGACAATAAATAATCGTTCGGAAAAAAATCCATCAAATAATTCAGCCGGGTATTCACCACTTCAGGGAAATAATGCTTTTGCCCTTCCAAGGGTTGAAACACTTGCGACTTAACCAAACCGTAAGCCGCCTGAATATTATTTTTATCAATATCTAACGCTTGTTGATAGGCATCTTCGGCGGCTTGCCACTCGGTTTTACCAATGAATTCATCACCCATTTTACGGTGAAAATCTGACAAACTGCGGATTTCAGAAACGCTGCGGTAATTTTCAAAGTAATCAATATCAAACGTGTATTTCACGTAAACCATGACGACTAAAGCAAACAGGAACGAAAACAACGTCCAATACGACAGGAAAAACTTGGCAACTGTCCGCACCTTCTCGATGGGGTGCTTCACTTGCTCTTGCTCCTTGGGGCTAAGAGCCTGCAACTGTGCTTCTAATTTGCTAATACGCTCGACAATCTCTTCTTGGCTCATCGCTTGCCTCTACTTGTTGTTGTAACTTAATGCGACTAGTGTAGGCGAAGCGTCCGATAAATTCACCCAAAGGCTGCGGTACTCAGCGCAATTGCCCACTCTTCATTGGTCGGGACTACCAACACTTTCAACGCCGCGCCCGCTTGCTGACATTCGACAATGCTGCTGCAAGGCTGCTGATTGCGCACGCTATCCAAACTAATGCCCAAACTTTGCAAATTCGCGCACACTTGCTCACGAATCCGGGCGGAATGTTCGCCAATACCGCCGGTAAAAATCAGCGCGTCTACCCGCCCTAACACCGCCATGTACGCACCGATGTATTTTTTAATGCGGTACACAAATAACGCTTCCGCCAATTGCGCATCCGTATCGCCAGCCATTGCCCGCGTTTGCACTTCGCGCATATCGCCCACCCCGCACAAGCCTTTTAAACCGCTGTGCTTATTGAGTAACGGCTCCAACGCTGTCGCAGGCAATGCCAATTCGCGCTCCAAATAAAAATGCAAGGCCGGGTCAAGATCGCCACTGCGCGTTCCCATTACCAAACCTTCCAGCGGAGTCATACCCATTGACGTATCGACGCTTTGCCCACCCGCAATCGCCGTCGCGCTGCAACCGTTACCCAAATGCAAGGTAATCGCATTAAAACCACTGACATCGCATTGCAAATACGCCGCCGCTTGCTGCATCACGTATTGGTGCGAAGTGCCATGAAAACCGTAACGGCGCACCTGATGCTGCTGATACCACGCAGCAGGCACAGCATACCGAAACGCCACCGGCGGCATAGTTTGGTGAAACGCGGTATCGAACACCGCCACTTGTAACACCTGCGGAAACAATTGCTGCGCGACTTCGATACCCGCCAAATTCGCCGGATTATGCAGCGGAGCCAACGGAATCATTGCCCGAATCGCCGCCACCACCGTGGCATCAATCACCACTGGCTGCTGAAAATGTTCACCACCGTGCACCACCCGATGCCCAATCGCGTTGATTTCCAGCCCTTGCGCTTGTAAATGCTGCGCAACATGCTGCAACGCTTGGTGATGGGTCGGCACATCGCTACCCGCTTCACCAATGCGCTCAATCACGCCTTTGAGCAAGACTTCCGCAGTAGCCATCGCAAATACTTGGTACTTAATCGACGAGCTGCCCGCATTCAATACCAGAATTTTCATACTACCGCCTGCTGTGCCTGAATCGCGGTAATCACCACCGTATTCACAATATCCGTCACCGTACAACCCCGGCTTAAATCGTTCACCGGCTTATTCAAACCCTGCAATACCGGGCCAATCGCCACCGCATTCGCCGAACGCTGCACCGCTTTATAGGTGTTATTGCCGGTATTCAAATCCGGGAAAATAAACACGGTTGCCTGCCCCGCCACCTCACTGTGCGGCATTTTAGAACTGGCTACTTCAGGGTCGACAGCGGCATCGTATTGAATCGGCCCTTCCAACTTCAAATCGGGGCGACGCGCCCGCGCAAGCTGCACCGCACCGCGTACTTTTTCCACATCATCGCCCTTGCCGGATTCCCCGGTGGAATACGACAATAACGCAGTACGTGGCTCAATCCCGAACATTTGCGCAGTATCCGCCGCTGTCACCGCAATATCAGCCAATTGTTCAGCATTCGGATTGGGGTTCACTGCGCAATCGCCGTACACCAATACCCGGTCTTCCAAACACATGAAAAATACGCTCGACACCAGATTACAACCCGGCTTGGTTTTAATGATTTCAAACGCCGGGCGAATCGTGTGTTGCGTGGTATGAATCGCCCCCGATACCATGCCATCGGCGTAACCCAGTTGCACCATCATCGTGCCGAAATAGCTCACGTCCACCATCGTGTCGCACGCCGAAGCCATCGTCACATTTTTATGCCGCCGCAAATCGTAATACGCTTGGGCAAACACCGGGCGCAATTCAGAAGTACGCGGCTCAATAATGCGCACATTGCGTAATTTCAGTCCCAAATGCGCGGCTTTTGCCAGCACTTCATCCTCAATACCCAGCAAGGTAATATCCACGACATCACGCAACGACAAAATTTCCGCCGCACGCAACACCCGCTCGTCGTTACTTTCCGGCAATACAATGTGTTTGCGCTGCGATTTTGCGCGTTGAATCAACTCGTATTCAAACATCAACGGGGTCATGCGCTGCCCGACATTGTGAATAATCAGTTGGCGTAACTGATGCATATCCACGCACGATTCCATCATCCCCAAGGCCACCGCGATTTTGCGCTCATCCGACGGCAAAATGCTGCTTTCCACCGCATTCACTTTGAGCGCGGTAGTAAACGTATCCCAAGGCGAGATTAAAATCGGCAAGCGTTGCGGCTTCATGCCTTCCAGCAATTTGCTTACTTCCGGCGCGGGTTGCTGCCCACCCGTTAACACAATGCCCGCAATCATCGGGTACGCTTTCGAGGCATCCGCCGCCAAACACCCCAACACAATGTCAGAGCGATCACCGGGGGTAATCACCAAACTGCAACTTTCCAAATGCCCTAAAAAATCCTGCACTTGCATCGCTGCCACTTTGTAACGCGAGACTTCGTGGGTCATCGACTGGCGCGTGCCGTACAAACATTCCAAATGCAAAGCGCGGGCAATTTCCCCAATCGTAGGGCGTTCCAACGAGTGATTTTCTGGCAAAACATAGGCGGGAAAACGTGAGCCTTGCAGCAATTCAGTCAATGCCGCGACTTCCTCCACGGGAACGCGATTCGCAAACGCTGCCAACACTTCGCAATGCTGCCCAGCGGCTAAATGCGCTTCCAATAAATTGACCGCATCTGCAATTTCACCCGCAGTGCGCCCGTGGCCTTTGATAACCGGCAAAAATAAACAGCCGAAATGGTTGGCTAATTCCGCATTAAAATCCAATTCCAGTGCTGAATTCGCCCCGTCAAAATCGGTTCCGGCGCACACCACGATGTCTGAGTGCTCCTGAACTGCACGATATTTCGCCAAAATCAGCTTCAGCAATTCCTCATGCTGCCCTGCGGCAACCATTTTGTGCGCAACATCTTGAGTGCAACCGTACAAATCCGTACCTGTTGCCCCCAAGTTATAGCGTTTAGACACCAAATGAATCAGCGGGTCGCGCCCATTATTTTCGGTAATGACCGGGCGGAAAAAACCCACATTGGGCGTAATCGCCCGTAACATTTCCATCATACCCAATACGATCAGCGACTTACCGCTGCGGGGTTCTGCCCCGGCTATATAAATGCTGTGAAACACTTTGAATCCCCTCAAGAACTCCGCGCTTTCCGCTCTATGGCAGAATCGACGCAACGAGCCTTAGTTAGTTTTGTGCATTGCAACATTCATCATAGAGGATTTGGGCAGAGATGCCAATGGGTCAACGGCATCTGTCAACAAACGGAAACAGAAGGGGCGTGAACAAATGTATGGATTTTGTTCACACCCAAACTCAATAATCAATTTTCCCCAAGTTATACAACGCCAGCTTCCCCGACGTGAGCGGCACGGCAATCCAGCAACCTGTCGGCGTACAACGGAAGTCGAAGTCCCAAA encodes:
- a CDS encoding tetratricopeptide repeat protein codes for the protein MSQEEIVERISKLEAQLQALSPKEQEQVKHPIEKVRTVAKFFLSYWTLFSFLFALVVMVYVKYTFDIDYFENYRSVSEIRSLSDFHRKMGDEFIGKTEWQAAEDAYQQALDIDKNNIQAAYGLVKSQVFQPLEGQKHYFPEVVNTRLNYLMDFFPNDYLLSYLRATYYVDKNDLAEARQWFEKSMKENPDYSWNHVALGYILQQEGNFQGALESFHKAVKLDPENEVATGNLGFAYLYTGDFKEAIKYLQIASDISPRFSNYFGIADAHVYSKDFATALAYREVNLKQAVANDPAMERFLGVNSLWMYNYMPLHPGDKETIKQFIQDTGVEKQRIMVYFAVSFDYALNKDFTKADEMFKKGIDADKDKAYRDFFINRINSMQAFVEPDAATNEWLEARKAELSGAEQ
- a CDS encoding acetate/propionate family kinase, with the translated sequence MKILVLNAGSSSIKYQVFAMATAEVLLKGVIERIGEAGSDVPTHHQALQHVAQHLQAQGLEINAIGHRVVHGGEHFQQPVVIDATVVAAIRAMIPLAPLHNPANLAGIEVAQQLFPQVLQVAVFDTAFHQTMPPVAFRYAVPAAWYQQHQVRRYGFHGTSHQYVMQQAAAYLQCDVSGFNAITLHLGNGCSATAIAGGQSVDTSMGMTPLEGLVMGTRSGDLDPALHFYLERELALPATALEPLLNKHSGLKGLCGVGDMREVQTRAMAGDTDAQLAEALFVYRIKKYIGAYMAVLGRVDALIFTGGIGEHSARIREQVCANLQSLGISLDSVRNQQPCSSIVECQQAGAALKVLVVPTNEEWAIALSTAAFG
- the pta gene encoding phosphate acetyltransferase; amino-acid sequence: MFHSIYIAGAEPRSGKSLIVLGMMEMLRAITPNVGFFRPVITENNGRDPLIHLVSKRYNLGATGTDLYGCTQDVAHKMVAAGQHEELLKLILAKYRAVQEHSDIVVCAGTDFDGANSALELDFNAELANHFGCLFLPVIKGHGRTAGEIADAVNLLEAHLAAGQHCEVLAAFANRVPVEEVAALTELLQGSRFPAYVLPENHSLERPTIGEIARALHLECLYGTRQSMTHEVSRYKVAAMQVQDFLGHLESCSLVITPGDRSDIVLGCLAADASKAYPMIAGIVLTGGQQPAPEVSKLLEGMKPQRLPILISPWDTFTTALKVNAVESSILPSDERKIAVALGMMESCVDMHQLRQLIIHNVGQRMTPLMFEYELIQRAKSQRKHIVLPESNDERVLRAAEILSLRDVVDITLLGIEDEVLAKAAHLGLKLRNVRIIEPRTSELRPVFAQAYYDLRRHKNVTMASACDTMVDVSYFGTMMVQLGYADGMVSGAIHTTQHTIRPAFEIIKTKPGCNLVSSVFFMCLEDRVLVYGDCAVNPNPNAEQLADIAVTAADTAQMFGIEPRTALLSYSTGESGKGDDVEKVRGAVQLARARRPDLKLEGPIQYDAAVDPEVASSKMPHSEVAGQATVFIFPDLNTGNNTYKAVQRSANAVAIGPVLQGLNKPVNDLSRGCTVTDIVNTVVITAIQAQQAVV